In the Candidozyma auris chromosome 5, complete sequence genome, AAACAGGGGCCTTTGCAACTCGCACGAGCTACTACCCATCAACATCTTTAAGTCAGACTCAGATCCGAGCTCGACAGCAGCAAAGCGtgtcttcaacacctttgCAATGTCATACGTTGAGCTTGTGTGGATGTATCGGTTAGCAAAGCCGTGGCCCGGCTCCGAAAGGTAAACAAACAACGGGCAATGTAAAAGAGCAGCTGCTCTAGCAGCAGCGTCCCAAGACGGTGAAAAAAGCGGCATCGTATGAGAATGGTAAAGGGATGCTTAGAAGTGGTAGAAGTGAAGGTAGTTGTTGTGGAAGGAAAAGATGGAATGTATGACTGTGGGCAGGAAGTGCGCTAAGTATGGGGAGCAGGTTGCTTGGGTGCGGAAGGCTCGGTGCAAGCAATTATGTGATAACACAAAATGGAGTGAATCATGGAAGCAATCAAGGGTCGATTAGTAGGCTGTGTAgaggaaggaagagaaCGAAAAGGTGAAGGATGAAACGTTGTAAAGAAAATCGAGGAAAATCTTTTACTACTGGCTTCACCTGTCCTGATGGTGTGATAGTACAGCAGTCTTTATATAGGTCGGTATGACAAAGGAAGTGGTGAGAATAAGGTTTCGAGAAAATGGTGTCGCGATAATGAAACATATAAGACTCAGGTGGCCCAGTCTGAGTTTCATGGTTGCCTTTTATAGACCTGTCTGAATGTAGGAGCTATGGGGTCCTCAGGTGGTAGCACCTCTCCAACCAGGGTTCAGCAGGGTGGTGATTTAGTCCACAAACACAAAGCTCGTCGGCTATTGTCTCAGAAGATGCGTAGTTCTATGAGGATCTGCCTAATTTTGTCACATTATTTGGGTAAGGCCCACAAGACCATCGGGCTAGCTAGTCAATTTTGCGTTCTAGCAGCTGTAAGCAAAAGTTTGATGCTTTCTTATCGGTGTAACAGTCAAATTGAAAAGCGAGTTGTGTAGGCAAAGGCTCAAGCGGCGAAGGATTGGTGCCAATTTGTTTAAAGGGTTGAATTTCTCCCTTCGTGATTAGTATCCTAGAATGACAAAATCCCGGCAGTGAAAGCGTCATGTAAGAAAGCGGTGCATCAACAAATAGGCTTTGGTATAAGGCCACACGTATATTTTGCTCTCAGCATCGATATTTCGTGCAATACTCCCAACGGCGtagaatggctgcaaaatggcaaacagaagagaaaaataTAACGTACTAAGAATTGTATATTATCACATTGGTCTTTCCTTAAAAACTCTTGCAAATAGTTGATACACTGGGAGCCACAACTTAAGAGACAAGTTATCGTTATCTGTCCACTAGAAAATCTGACCTAGCATATCTGGGCCCTGCTTACTTTAACAACAAAGCTTTCATTTTCTATTGCTCTAGCCTCTTATTCCACATAGTCTTCTAGTGAGTTGTTTTTGCATTCACTGCTGATGACGTCTCGTTTCTGTCGTTTTTGCGTTTATGTGAGATTGGACTTTCTGCCATTTTTCTTAattttatattttttttttcattttcataAAAGACCAGCGCATACACAACAGTGGAAATGATGTATATCAACTGCAAAATCACAAGGACGATGAGTTGAATCATGAGCTCTCCTTTCTTGATCATGATGGCATTCTCTTTGAGAACACCTGGATAAGCTGGTTTAACCAATCCAAAGCCAGTTAAAATGGTTGAAATCATCAGACAAAAGATGCACGCAAAggcagcttcttcagctttATCACTGGTCGAAGCACAAAGGCTCTTTAGGAAAAAGATTATTACAATGGCATTCGGTAACCAAAACCCCATTTCGACAAAACCCCTAGTAATGTCCATCGTTCTATTCATTTCCTTTACAACTCGAGCAGCTGTGTCATCATGATCCCTTTGATAGCGTTCGAGCTCCACAACCTTGTCCATGGCTTCCTCACGTACTCCCGAAAACGTCGTTGAAACCTTTGAAAGATAATCGTGCATATCTGCGACTTCTCCCTCTTGTGCTGCCTTCAATGCAATCATGGCAAGTAATATATTCCCGTGCCATTTATCGGGATCCACACATCTCTTTTTTGAGCACAATATGCCATAGTACCAGTGAAATCTTGAACCATCGGCTGTCACGTTAGGGAAGAGTTCTGCGAGTCTGTCGGATGAATCAGGCACAAAGTTGTCAAACAGGTTTACAACCGTTGACGAGATATTTGACCAGGAGGTTTCAGGAGACTCCTCAACAAAGTATGTGGCAAAAGCAGGGGATAATACTCTAGGCCCGATATAATAAGAGACGTTaaacgagaagaagataatGAACAGAATCCAATAAAAAGTTAACAGTTTTGGAAAGTTTCCACCATCAATGAACAGTTTGGAATGATTTAAGCGATCACTAGACCCGACTCTGTCTGAATCCGATTCGCTAGATTGGCTCCATATCCCCTTTGTGTACTTCGAATCATTACTTTCCATTTCACTTTCGGCGTTAATCAACTCTTCAACCCGTTTCTCCATCTTTGATTTGTTTCTTtatctttcaaaaaaaggatCCCAACTGCTCTTTATAGTTGGGCCCATCTATTAATTGAATGCAAGACGGGGTTGAGACCCCTGAAGTTGCTCCACAAGTTGCTGCTTCAGAGCGATGTGCTTTTGAAGTATTTGAGGAAGCTTGAATTGCAAAAAGTATTTTAAAAACGCCTTCATCCCAGCGAATAATTGGCAAGTCTAGAGCCACTTGCCCTGTGAAGAGGGCTTACCTAGTTCTCGACGCTGGCATTTTCAACTTACCACTTAGAAACCTTCAGTATAAATTCCCTAtacgtgaagaagcaaaatgaGATGAGATGATCAAACTCGCATAGTCATACCGAAATGTCATAAGACTATGGCTGATGCACGATGATGCGAGTCAGGACACGAGGAGGCAAGGTGTTGTCTTCATTTCACAGGGAGTCAGCCCCTGTTCATTTTTCGGCAACcttgaaaaaaagacatAGAAAAGCTATGAAGATGATGCAGGTGAAGAACCGGTCGATAATATGCTTAGGCGGGTGAAAGGAGCGATAATCTCGGACAGTTTTTGTTCAGCGTCCCCAGAAGCTAGCATTACAactgcctctgcctctgtGGCAGATTTTTGATTACTTGAGGACGCGGGACCCTTTGCAGTAGAAGCTTCACGGTTGCCTTGTCGACAACTTGCAACCTCATCACTCTTGTTAGGTCTAGAAGCTAACCCGAACATCATGGTTGACAACAGGAATAGGAGATCCCCTAAATACGATAGGACTACTGGATTGGTAACACACAAGCTGATGCAAAGACCGGCGACAAAAAGGCAAATTCCAAGGATACATGCTATGCTTTTCACAATTTTGAAGACTTCAGGATGTGGTCTCCAGTTTATAATGCCATCGAAGGCCGAGGAGATGCTTGGAAAGATTATCGTCGCACCGGAAAGCACGGCATTGCACTGTTCTTCGGTACGCTCGTGATTGTGGAGGAGGCAGGCACCCAGAATGATGGTTGCGATTGTTATTGCGGGACAAATGAGAGGAAGGAATTTCCTCAACATAAAAACACTCCTTCTTAAGATTCCAAATAACTGGGAAAAACTTCTTGCTAAGATTCTAAAGAGTGTACTCTTGCTAGGGGTTGTGTCAGATCTTGTTCCTTCAGCGTCAGCATCTTTGCTTGGGTTTTGCTGTTCTGGACGATGCCATTTCGCTATTATTAAAGATTTTGCTCTCGTCCAAAGTTTGGTTTTCTGGCCATGTCCGCTTGGCGCTTCGTCTTGTGAGGTACATTCATTGAAACTCGTCTCTTTCAAGGCTTGACCACCCTCTCCAGTATCACCCGCCTGGCCAGATAGACTGCGTTGttcaatctcatcaaacGTGTCTGAAGCTGGCTGTGAACCATTCGCTGAGTTTTTGCCAGTTTTTTGGTTGTTGGAAATTTGTTTTTTGCCCTTTGGCTTCAACTTGTGGAAGATCTCGAATTCAAATCGTTTACCTTTACCGAATCCGATGAAATCCAGGAACCTTTTCCCACTCGCTGAACCAGATTCTGAAGTAGTAAAGCTCACCATGTCCTGAGAAACCAACTTCAATATCAACAATTGAGATTCTACCAACTCTAACTTCTTgtgttgatttttgtgGTGAAAGACTGTGGTTGcgaaatggttgcaaaaagctgcTAGTTGCGAGCGCTGCCTACCCAAGAAGTAAAAGTTGAGTTTTCAGGGAAAAAAATTAGCATCAAGGCAAAAACCTTTTCACGAGAATAATTTGATGATAGCGATAAGAATGCTTTTTGCATTGCACATATGATGCAATATCAAGTGCTTCATACTACTGCCGTCACCtaccttcttttcctcacTGTATGGGCTTTTGCTTACGCACTTGACCTATTATTCTATTGACTTGCGCTTCAGCTGCTCCTGACCAAAGAATGATTTCAACTGTACCATTAAATTGTACTCATAGAAACATCGTTTATtgtcttctcctcctttgaATTGATTGAAAAAATGACCCGTTCTCTGAATCATAGAGACTACTGCCTAAGGACATAGCATGTGACGGAATAGTGAAACCTCCAACGGTAAAAGGAGGCCGAAGGCTACCTAAATCAGTCTGAATAGTGATATAATCGCCTTGAACCTCCCAGATCGCTTAAATTGCTCCTAAGACCCCACCCTTGCAAGGTAACTTTGATACCTACAGTAGAAGACATCAAATTGTGACTATAACTCTTGAGGCgtcaaaattgattttgaatAAACCACTGAATCTGGATCACATTTTATTCTTTCCTTGCAACGTGACGGATGCGTCTGTGTCTCATTTGTCACTAAGGGTATGCAACTACCATCCACTGTTCGCACGCTAACGTAGatctttcgcagccattttgcagccatttgttACCAACAATCGTCCACTCCAGAAAAAGCCAAATACCCAGTTGTAATGAGTTTAGGCCTCATTTCCAAAAATGGTGTCATTGAGAAAAACTACTTCACATGTTTTGCCGTTTCCACAAACAAATCGGTCAAGACGGCCTTGCAAAAACTTGTTCCCTGTGAGGGTGCTGTGGAGACCAGGACAACCGACAGCATTGAACTTGAGTCCATCTCGTGCAGTTTTCGAGAGACTTCGGACGCTGACAAAAGCGTCGACCTGGCAGGTTGTAACTCCAGGAGTGTCCGTGACGATGCAATTGAAAAGGCAATCGACGACGTAGACTATCTGGGCGCCAAAGATACCCTAAACGGCGGCGATGGCATCGAGAAAATTCACAATAGAAACAACGTTTCCAGCAGCGTTGATGACAGTGTCCTCGCAAGCATCAGCGGCAACAACATCTCAGGAACAAACCCCACTGGCCCCATTCCCTACGATGCCTACCCCAATCGCAGAAATACAGGGACCTTGCTTATTGGCAATATGTACCACATACGGCGTGTCACTCTCATTTTAAGATTCCTTGTGCCTTTGTTGGCCTTAACAAGCTTTCTTGTGGGCTGTATATGCTTGTATTTGAGGCTTGTTCCCCAGGCAAACTGCCTCACGCTATGCTTCTCTGGAACCGGCCTCGGGTCGGTATCCACAGGGTTCTTTTCGTACCCAGAGCCCCAAGATGCTCCTTGCCAGTGGAGCAGTAAAGGTATTAGGCGTTTCCAGTGGTTTCTTGGGGTATTGGGCGTTCTAGCATGGATCTGCTCCTTTGTTCCTTTCCTCTTAGCCAGCGACGGCCTATCTCATTTGTGGACCTCCTGCTTGTGTGCTTTGGCGCTGACAAGTTTTCTGGGAGTGTATGGCTCGAGATCGTGGACGCTGGAGGAGCATCTAAAGTTGCCCTTGGTGACACAAGACTTAGCGGCTCCAGAGAGCTTGCCGCTGGGCCAGGCAGATTGCAACTTGTGGCCCTTCTTGCAACCGCCAGTGTAGTGGAATCGAATTCTGGTGTCAAGTTATTGGAACCTTTTGATTGATGATTAACATCAATGGTTATCTTGCTAATTGAATGAGAGTTATCAGTAGTCACTCATCCCTTTTGGCTATTTTGTTAGGTAGTAAGCACCTCTAGGAAACCGCTATTCTCATACTTTTCTGTGGTAGGAGGACAATGTCAGACCCAAATCGCTCAGccttttgatgaaagtgtcAAATCAAGAAATACTGGATTTTGTTGGCCTCGCCAGAAACAGACTATCCCTTAACTCTGGTATTGAGTTGTATATCCATCTCATTCGCAGTTGGTCTACCATAATGGAGACGGCAATCAAAATGAGCGCTGAAATATGAATCAGTATGCGAGAGCAAATTTTCTGCGGTAAATCGTGATAAATAAGTAGAACTagcagaaaaagagaaagagaagtaGAAAAGTTAATACACTAGAACtaaaagaagaagaataagaaaagaaaaggatCACCTCTTCTCATCTCTCTGTCTCAGGGCTCTTCCTCACCTTACtattttgcacccacagGTGCAGTCCCAATGTTTACATCTTTATCACTATCAACACCATCCACCACCCATGGCTGAAACCAACAATGTCAGGGTCATTGTGCGGCTCAGGCCGCCTCTTCCACGTGAAGACGGGCTCGAGGATTGCCTTGTTGAAATGCCGGCCGGCAAAAACACCACCATCCTTAAAAACAACGAGTCCCACAAAAAATACATCTTTGACCAGTGTGTATGGTCGTATGACGCTTACGATGAGCACTACGTGGATAACACAGGCTTCTATCAAAGCTCAGGACCACAATTAGTGGAGCATTTCTTCCAAGGGTACAACGTGTGCCTTTTGGCTTACGGCCAGACAGGATCTGGGAAAACGTACACGATGATGGGCCATGAGAAGAGCCCAGGACTTATCCCGTTGATGGTGAGAGACATTTTGCGACACAAGGACGATCTCGTCCAAAGCAGGATCAACTGTGAGCTTTACGTGTCGTACATGGAGATTTATAACGAGAAAGTGAAGGATCTCTTGAGCAACTCGAAACAGTGTCGTGTGAGGGAGCATCCAGTTACAGGCTCGTATGTGGAGGGATTGGAGGAGATACCTGTGACTCTGTTTGAGCAATTTACACTGCTTTTGGCAAAGGGCAACGGGAATAGAACAGTGGCGTCGACTCAAATGAACATTTCAAGTTCTCGGTCCCATGCAGTGATAACACTCACACTTGAGCAGACAAAGTATGTGTCTGAAGATGCTTTGGATGTTGGAGAGCCCAATGAAAAGATATTGTCGAGTATTCGTTTAGTTGACCTTGCAGGTTCCGAAAGACTCCACAAAACAGGATCCTTCGGTCAGGCTGACAGAATGAAAGAAGGAACGCAAATAAATAAGTCTCTCACGGTTTTGGGCCGTTGTATCAACATATTGGCGCTGGCTAATTCTTCCAAACCTCCGCCTGTTGTGCCCTACAGAGACTCCACGCTTACCTATTTGCTTCGAGAGAACTTGGCCGGAAATTCAAAGACAGCCATGATTTTTTGCATATCTCCCTTCGATTACGAAGAGACCCAACAGACACTCAATTATGCCAATCAAGTGAAGAACATCAAGACCAAAGCTAGAGCGAACACTTCTGCTATCAAAGCACCCCCAATTGAGTGGGACAAATTCAAAGAAATGGATAAACTGGTTGTAGAAACCCTCAAGGACAGAGTGCGTGATCTCACTTTGCAGCTTGAAGCTAGGAGCGATTCTGTGAAAACCACGTCATTGGTGAAATATCTcgaaagagaagcagaaaaacAAGCCTTCGAAATCAAGTACCTCAAGTCAAAGCTACAGCTTCAGGAGAAGGAGGTCAAAGAGCTCACAGCGCAAAATACTTACCTTcacaaagagcttcttgaaaactaTGAAAAAAATAGGACGCAATCACGGAACGTCATTCTTAAACAGGCTACGTTTCTAGCCGAAACTTGTCGGAAAGAAAGTCAAAGTATCGAAGAAATGCTAGAATTTTTTGACCCTGCCAAAGTGCTAGACAAAAGCACACCCGTGCCTCCCGCTCCAACTTAAGCAGCGCTCCAACTATCGAGTCCGGAAAACCTTCAATCAAACATGACGGAGTTCATAAACTACGAAGTGACCCTTCAATTTAAAGACGGAGGGGACGTGAGGGGCAGAATTTCTCACGTAGATGGCAACCTGATCACTCTAGACAACAAGAAATTCCCCAATGCGAGGATCAAGGATTTAAAAGTCACCCAGTTACCTccagacttcaacaaggagaacaagaaaaagaaaaaggcaaaacCATTAGAGCAAATTGACGATGCCATTGTTTCAGTGTCCAAATCTACTTCTCGAAGCGGAACTCCCAGAACGAAGGAACCGCTGTCAGATTGGTCCTCAAATGTTCAGGATATTAAGGCATCTGAAGAGTTTGATTTTGCTGCTAACTTGGCGATGTTCGATAAAGCCTCTGTCTTTGCTGATTTCCAGAAAAATGATAAAGTAAGCGTGCAAGACAGGCTTGTGGGACACAACAAGAAGGACAACGTTCAGGCTCAGAAAAAACAGACCCCCAACGATAAATTCGATAATGATGAAATGGTCATTCCAGCGGGCAAACAAGATAACTGGAACAACCTTGGCTCTTCCACAAAGAGAATCACGCTGCCTTTGGAGGCATCCAGAGCAAATAGCATTCCATCGCTTCTAGCCAGAGAGCTGTTCTCCTCGAAGCCTCACAAGTTTACTTTTCCCGATAAATCAACAGTTCCTACAGCCACTCCTGtgcagcttcttgaaatagAAAGAATTGCCGGTGAAACATTTTTGTACAATCAGAAGTCTATGATTGAGACCACTGCATTGAACTTGTACAACCTCGTGGTCAAGGAGATCCTTGGCGGAGCTGTTCGTCTAAGCAACAGGAAAAATCACAACTTGCCGCCTTTGGTGTTGCTTTTGATTGGCAACGGAAGGTCAAGTAGCCGTGCATTTGCTCTTGGGCGCCATTTAACCAATCATGGCGTTCGTGTTTTGGCATACGTGATTAACGACGCAGACTTGGATGAGGAAACGCGTCGTGAAAGCGaagtatttgaaaaatttggtGGCAAGTGTATCTCATCTGAATTCTCCGTGTTGTTGGATATCTTGAACAACCAGCTCGAGACCCCGGTAGAATTGATTGTCGATGCATTGCAAGGCTTCGAAGGCCACCTACTTGACATGTTTTACTCCGAAGAAAATCTCCAGACtctcaaagagctctctcGCTGGGCGAACGAGCCAAAACAGAGATCTCGCGTGCTTTCTCTAGATGTTCCCTCAGGCATAGATGGTGGGTCCGGCACTGTTGCTGATCCTGACCTCGTGTTACACAGCCGATTTATTGTGTCGTTGGGTTTGCCCATCAGTGGCTTGCTACATGCATACAACAATCGACTGATTGGTGCTGGCCACGACGACGTGTCGCACTACGTAGTCGACGCTGGCATCCCCAATGCGTTATACAATGTGAGAGCCAACGTGAGAAAATTCGACAAGTTCTGGTACTGTGCCGAGCTGTACATGGGCATTGGCGTTGCAGAGCAGTCTTAGGAGACAAACAATAAATAGGATTTGAGTCATGTATACTAGATCTTGAAATAGTGAGTGCTCATGGACGTAGTTCCATTAGTTGCAAATCCTGTATGCACTGTAGCAGTCCTAAATTTTTCGAGTAGCCTCAGTAACAATACCCTGAACCCCAATTCAAGTGCCCTAACATCGTCAAAAAAACGCCATGAATTTCGGCAGTTCCACATGGAACAACTCTACTGGATTTGGTGCCACCGCCAATTCCAACACCGCTTCGGCTGCGCCAACAGCTCCCACCACAGGCTTGTTTGGCAACTCTACCCAAAACAACCAAAACAACCTCTTCGGCAACACGCAGAAACCAGGAAGCGGGCTCTTTTCAAATACTCAAGACTCATCCAATAAGAAGCCCAATGGCGGATTGTTTGGGAACGCCTCGTCGAGTCAGCCCAGCGGCGGCCTTTTTGGCAACTCATCGACATCAACAGGAGGAGGCCTCTTTGGGAATTCCAACACAGGCGGCAGTAACTCGACTGGGCTTTTTGGTAATACTAGCGCTCCAAACACAAGCTCTGGAACTACGGGATCGAGCCTTTTTAACAAGCCAGCAGCAAGCGGGACCTCTGGCGGAGGGTTATTTGGCAGCACTAATACTGGTGGTAGCACTGGAGGCCTTTTTGGAAATAAAAGTAACACAACTGCAACGAACGCCACTGGCTCAGGCTCTGGTGGTCTTTTCGGTTCTAGCAACACTGCTAATGGCATTGGCGCTGGCACTGGCGGTGGGTTATTCAATTCTGGCAACTCGAGCAACCTCTTCAATAAGCCTGCGGCTTCAGGGGGTCTCTTTGGCAATACTTCTTCGACACAGCAGCCACAACCACAGGCACCGCAATCCTCTGTGGCCACTAATGACCCATACAATTCAGGCAAGATCTTGTCTGCCATACAGCGTTCCACAGATACCATGCCAGCATCACTAACAGGCTCGCTTTTCGCTAGCAGTGAGCCACCACTTCATCTGCCATCCATATCGGGCCCAGTGAAACAACCACAGCGAAAGTCGTCTTTATTGGGAAAGTTGGCCCAAACTTTCAACATATTCAGGTACACTTCTGACCTGGCTGCCTCTAACTCCAGTGTGGGCAAACTCAAAGGTTTGTTCACCCAGTCAAACTACATCCGCGAGAATGTTGGGACATTGCCCTCTCTGAATCTCGGTGTGAAGAAACCCCAAAAGCCACATGCTCGCCAACCCATAGAAAACAAGTCGGTAGGGGAAATGAAGCGTCTCGTGATCCAGTCCAGGCCACATAAGTTCCATCAGATTAACGCCGACAAGGTGTTTAGTGCAAAGAAAAGGCGAGTACTAATTCTGTCGCTTGATAATCAACTTCTAGGTGATGCCTACGAAGATGTTGACGTCGATGACAGTACAAACGATTCGCACAAGCATGGCGACGCAATCAAAAAGGACCGATCACtagttgaagatggcaaaTCTGAAAGTACTGAAGACCCAAAGGGATACTGGTGCTCTCCATCTATTGCAGAGCTCGAAAAGATGACCAGAGAACAATTGTCGTCTGTTGACAGCTTCATTGTTGGTCGCAAATCGAAGGGTCAGATTGCGTACATTTTTCCTGTCGATTTGACTACGATCTTCGACAGATGCCGTGTTAACGATATTCCGGTGTCTAGTGTGCTTTTCGATGATATAATCAAGATTGAGGACGGCATTGTCAAGGTATACTTTGACTACGAAGCTGCTAAACCACCAATAAGCCGTGAGCTCAACGTCCCTGCGATCATCACATTAAAATCCGAACCCAAGAAAAGGTCACTAGATGAGCACATCAAGAGACTCAAAAGAGTTGTAGGTGCAGAATTCGTCACCTACGATCCCATCGAGCATTATTGGACCTTCAAGGTCAAACACTTCAGTGTGTGGGGATTGATTGAAGAtagtgaagaagatgacgaaaCCGAAGAACAGAAGCGTATTAGggaaatcaagaaaaagcaggACGCAGAGGAGGACGAGTCAACAAAGCAATATTCCAGAATCTACGAGAACCCTGAGTAccaaaatgagctcaaaCGCCAGAAGGTCATTAAACAGAGTGAGGGTATTCCAGGTGCGTGGGATTATGGTAGCATCGCCAAGCATGACAGCTCACTAGCTATAAAGCAGCGCTTGGTGGAGGATGAAATCACGCGACAAATGCAATTGTACAAGGAGGAACAGTCCGCAAATGCATTGGCTGCTAATGTGAGTGACATCACTGTTCAGTCGAGCTCcgaggatgaggatgaggaagacgaaCTTGCTCTTGCTGTTCCTGCTGCTTACACTGACAGCTCAAAATTTGACTATCTCAAGCAAATTGTCAGTGTTTTACCACCATACACGGACATGAGAAACCTTGTTGACGAAAAAGCATATGAACCTGTACTCGATAGCGACGAGGCCTTCCATGCCATTAGCAAACGTGCTGACTTGCCCACTTCCGACGACTGGCTCGTACAGCTTGAATTGTCGAATGACATAAACTCTGCATTGACTCCTTATACCGCAATCCCTCGTAAA is a window encoding:
- a CDS encoding nucleocytoplasmic transporter NUP145 yields the protein MNFGSSTWNNSTGFGATANSNTASAAPTAPTTGLFGNSTQNNQNNLFGNTQKPGSGLFSNTQDSSNKKPNGGLFGNASSSQPSGGLFGNSSTSTGGGLFGNSNTGGSNSTGLFGNTSAPNTSSGTTGSSLFNKPAASGTSGGGLFGSTNTGGSTGGLFGNKSNTTATNATGSGSGGLFGSSNTANGIGAGTGGGLFNSGNSSNLFNKPAASGGLFGNTSSTQQPQPQAPQSSVATNDPYNSGKILSAIQRSTDTMPASLTGSLFASSEPPLHSPSISGPVKQPQRKSSLLGKLAQTFNIFRYTSDSAASNSSVGKLKGLFTQSNYIRENVGTLPSSNLGVKKPQKPHARQPIENKSVGEMKRLVIQSRPHKFHQINADKVFSAKKRRVLISSLDNQLLGDAYEDVDVDDSTNDSHKHGDAIKKDRSLVEDGKSESTEDPKGYWCSPSIAELEKMTREQLSSVDSFIVGRKSKGQIAYIFPVDLTTIFDRCRVNDIPVSSVLFDDIIKIEDGIVKVYFDYEAAKPPISRELNVPAIITLKSEPKKRSLDEHIKRLKRVVGAEFVTYDPIEHYWTFKVKHFSVWGLIEDSEEDDETEEQKRIREIKKKQDAEEDESTKQYSRIYENPEYQNELKRQKVIKQSEGIPGAWDYGSIAKHDSSLAIKQRLVEDEITRQMQLYKEEQSANALAANVSDITVQSSSEDEDEEDELALAVPAAYTDSSKFDYLKQIVSVLPPYTDMRNLVDEKAYEPVLDSDEAFHAISKRADLPTSDDWLVQLELSNDINSALTPYTAIPRKSGSALRNVSDIMFSDFNKSSVGMDQVSTPIKEMPAAEEFKPDFDITSMTKLVQTLLLNATVKSRQNGLPFVRIPPRTTFAELSAIDVADTDLLNLASILFDPVEIKESEQSKNTDEQRDRIVTHLKSIKRRRELSKWLQKHNKSSFPTSNDNLERILYKVLNGEIKDAIEISLSSKNAHLATVLATLDANEAVAKRMAKSQLAAWPAEDQLVPVPIRQIYQILSGDFDKVVVSYKPAIKLGVLVHYSSVIQPLHKILDNVDFDDDKSSLASLLRVYSEFTLNGKEAAGRLLQKSNINIVVKWMLAEVLDLDPKTQDSVCEAFGKDLERVSLWKEAIFIYAMTNEDTAASKLLRRAVLDNIKHIKGDSVDEEEYLATVLVIPRSLIYEAVAEEKNREKDYWGKGDALVTAGLWEQAHENIVKQIGPAAVIEENQASWARLMSIIDRFPDNGRIIPSWNQGGGLFAAYFHALQAEENLEDPDRERVTFLLENLAQYRSEGDFKQHAALCIMAKTVGDLALISLTATSDLKEKLMAIEMGENEKSYFQARFAAID
- the EDC3 gene encoding Edc3p; the encoded protein is MTEFINYEVTLQFKDGGDVRGRISHVDGNSITLDNKKFPNARIKDLKVTQLPPDFNKENKKKKKAKPLEQIDDAIVSVSKSTSRSGTPRTKEPSSDWSSNVQDIKASEEFDFAANLAMFDKASVFADFQKNDKVSVQDRLVGHNKKDNVQAQKKQTPNDKFDNDEMVIPAGKQDNWNNLGSSTKRITSPLEASRANSIPSLLARESFSSKPHKFTFPDKSTVPTATPVQLLEIERIAGETFLYNQKSMIETTALNLYNLVVKEILGGAVRLSNRKNHNLPPLVLLLIGNGRSSSRAFALGRHLTNHGVRVLAYVINDADLDEETRRESEVFEKFGGKCISSEFSVLLDILNNQLETPVELIVDALQGFEGHLLDMFYSEENLQTLKELSRWANEPKQRSRVLSLDVPSGIDGGSGTVADPDLVLHSRFIVSLGLPISGLLHAYNNRSIGAGHDDVSHYVVDAGIPNALYNVRANVRKFDKFWYCAESYMGIGVAEQS